Within Chloroflexota bacterium, the genomic segment CTTCGCAAGGTTGAGTGTCCAAAAATTTGACGCACACCCGACTCGCGCCACACTTTTCTTAAAACGCATCTTGTGCTAAAATTGTTGACCGCGTTGCGGATAATTCACCGCGACCTGGGTCAACCATGCGTATCCTCTTTCGTCTGCTCAAATCACTCAATCGGTACCGTTGGCAACTTGCCGGGCTAGTCCTGCTCGTCTTGGGCGTCACCGCGACCTCGCTCGTCGCGCCGTCGTTGATTCGCCGCGCGATTGATGAAGGGTTGGCGCAGAACAATCCCGACGCGCTCGTTCAAGTTGCATGGCTGATTGTCGGCGTGGGGTTTCTGCGCGCGCTGTTGAGTTTTGCGCGCCGCTACACCGCCGAGTGGCTGATCAATCGCACCGGCTATGATTTTCGCAACGCGATGTACGACAAGATTCAGCGGCTCTCGTTCAGTTATCACGACTCGGCGCAAACCGGGCAACTGATGAGCCGGTGCACCGAGGACATTAGTTCGCTGTCGCGTTTTGTCGGACAGGGCGCGGTCGAACTGGTGCACATTCTCCTGCTTCTCGCCGGCATTCTCATTCTGTTAGTTCAAAGCAGTGTGACGTTGACGCTGATTGGACTCACGCCGATTTTGATTTTGACATTCGTTACCGTTCACCTCGGTCGCATGGTGGGACCGATGTTTTTGCGCGTGGATCAATCGGTCGGCGAGCTTTCATCTACGTTGCAAGAAAACTTGACCGGCGCACAGGTCGTGCGCGCCTTCGCGCGTGAAGAATTCGAGAAGCACAAATTCAGTAAGGCGAATCAGCGGTGGTACGATGCCCAGGTTCACTTGATGAGCACCTGGGGCTTTTACATGCCCACGATGATGATCCTGATCATGTTCCCGACCGCGCTGATTTTGTGGTTCGGCGGACAAATGGTCATCGCCGGCGAGTTGACGATTGGCGAACTCGTCGCGTTCAACGCTTACCTGGTGCTCCTCGCGCTCCCCGTGCAAGACCTGGGATTTGTCGTCAACTCGGCGGGCGAAGCGATTGCGGGCGGGCAACGTTTGTTTGAAGTGCTCGACGTGGACGAGGAGATCAAATCGCCGGCGAACGCGATTGCCGCGCCAACACTCACCGGTCGCGTGACGTTCGACGCGGTGACGTTCTCGTATCGCGGCACGCGCGACGCACTCACCGACGTGTCGTTCGAGGCGCAACCGAATCAGATCATCGCGTTGATCGGTCCGACGGGCAGCGGCAAGACGACGCTCGTCAATCTGATCCCGCGTTTCTACGATGCGACGAGCGGTGCTGTTCGCGTGGATGGTCTCGATATCAAGACGCTGGAATTGAAATCGCTCCGTTCGCAGATCGGCATCGTTCTGCAAACGTCGTTGTTGTTCTCGTCTTCGATTCGCGATAACATTGCGTACGGGCGACTCGACGCGAGCGAGGACGACGTGATCGCGGCGGCGCAGGCGGCGCGCGCACACGATTTCATCACCGGGTTTGCGAAGGGGTACGAGACGATTGTGGGCGAGCGCGGCGTCACGCTGTCGGGCGGGCAACGCCAGCGCATCGCGATTGCGCGCGCGTTGCTGATGAATCCGCGTGTCCTGATTCTCGACGATTCGACTTCGTCGGTGGACACGCAGACCGAGTACCTCATTCAGCAGGCGTTGTCCGAGTTGATGAAGAACCGCACGACGTTCGTCATCGCGCAACGGCTCTCGACGGTCAAGCGCGCGGATCAGATTTTCGTGCTCGATGGCGGGCGGATCGTTCAGCGCGGCAGGCACACGGAATTGTTGGAGCAGGGCGGGTTGTACAAACAGATTTACGATTTGCAACTGCGCGATCAAGAACAGTTTGCGCGCGAGATGATGTTTCTGGATGGGAG encodes:
- a CDS encoding ABC transporter ATP-binding protein, whose product is MRILFRLLKSLNRYRWQLAGLVLLVLGVTATSLVAPSLIRRAIDEGLAQNNPDALVQVAWLIVGVGFLRALLSFARRYTAEWLINRTGYDFRNAMYDKIQRLSFSYHDSAQTGQLMSRCTEDISSLSRFVGQGAVELVHILLLLAGILILLVQSSVTLTLIGLTPILILTFVTVHLGRMVGPMFLRVDQSVGELSSTLQENLTGAQVVRAFAREEFEKHKFSKANQRWYDAQVHLMSTWGFYMPTMMILIMFPTALILWFGGQMVIAGELTIGELVAFNAYLVLLALPVQDLGFVVNSAGEAIAGGQRLFEVLDVDEEIKSPANAIAAPTLTGRVTFDAVTFSYRGTRDALTDVSFEAQPNQIIALIGPTGSGKTTLVNLIPRFYDATSGAVRVDGLDIKTLELKSLRSQIGIVLQTSLLFSSSIRDNIAYGRLDASEDDVIAAAQAARAHDFITGFAKGYETIVGERGVTLSGGQRQRIAIARALLMNPRVLILDDSTSSVDTQTEYLIQQALSELMKNRTTFVIAQRLSTVKRADQIFVLDGGRIVQRGRHTELLEQGGLYKQIYDLQLRDQEQFAREMMFLDGSEVEIPNSKFKIRESAGMANGE